The following proteins come from a genomic window of Natrinema saccharevitans:
- a CDS encoding tyrosine--tRNA ligase: MDAYELLTRNAEEVVTDDEVRDLAEEPEGKRAYVGYEPSGVLHLGHLLTANKLIDLQEAGLEVVILLADAHAYLNEKGSLEEIRATAEQMKAQFLAYGLDEDRTEFVYGSTFQFDEEYTRDLHTLEQATTMNRAQRAMAEIQGDETAKVSHLVYPLMQTLDIEYLDLDLAVGGLDQRKVHMLAREKLPELDYEVRPAIHTPILADLTTGEGKMSSSEGITISMEDSTDDLEEKVNSAYCPPTRDPEPDDEGNERENPVLELFEYHVFPRFDEVVVERPEKYGGDLTYEDYEGLAADLESGELHPADAKGTLATYLDELIAPGREKLRELRD, from the coding sequence ATGGACGCCTACGAGTTACTCACGCGAAACGCCGAGGAGGTCGTTACCGACGATGAGGTCCGCGACCTCGCGGAGGAGCCCGAGGGCAAGCGGGCCTACGTCGGCTACGAACCTTCCGGCGTCCTCCATCTGGGGCATCTCCTGACCGCGAACAAGCTCATCGACCTCCAGGAGGCCGGTCTAGAGGTCGTGATCCTGCTGGCGGACGCCCACGCCTACCTCAACGAGAAGGGGTCGCTCGAGGAGATCCGGGCGACCGCCGAGCAGATGAAAGCCCAGTTCCTCGCGTACGGCCTCGACGAGGACCGAACCGAGTTCGTCTACGGCTCGACGTTCCAGTTCGACGAGGAGTACACCCGCGATCTCCACACCCTCGAGCAGGCGACCACGATGAACCGCGCCCAGCGCGCGATGGCCGAGATTCAGGGCGACGAGACGGCCAAGGTGAGCCATCTGGTCTACCCGCTGATGCAGACGCTCGACATCGAGTACCTCGATCTGGACCTGGCCGTTGGCGGGCTCGACCAGCGGAAGGTCCACATGCTCGCCCGCGAGAAACTGCCGGAACTGGACTACGAGGTCCGACCGGCGATCCACACCCCCATCCTCGCCGACCTCACGACCGGCGAGGGGAAGATGTCCTCGAGCGAGGGGATCACGATCTCGATGGAGGACTCGACCGACGACCTCGAGGAGAAGGTCAACTCGGCGTACTGCCCGCCGACGCGCGACCCGGAGCCCGACGACGAGGGCAACGAGCGCGAGAACCCGGTCCTCGAACTCTTCGAGTACCACGTCTTCCCCCGCTTCGACGAGGTCGTGGTCGAACGCCCCGAGAAGTACGGCGGCGACCTGACCTACGAGGATTACGAGGGCCTCGCCGCGGACCTCGAGTCCGGCGAACTCCACCCCGCCGACGCGAAGGGGACGCTGGCGACCTACCTCGACGAACTGATCGCGCCCGGTCGCGAGAAGCTGCGCGAACTCCGGGACTGA